Proteins found in one Pocillopora verrucosa isolate sample1 chromosome 12, ASM3666991v2, whole genome shotgun sequence genomic segment:
- the LOC131776870 gene encoding melanocyte-stimulating hormone receptor-like yields the protein MSTTNFTRGGTQTKTIVELSCTPSLGGGLHEIFTFFSAMHILLSITAFVTNSFIAVALHKESSLHRPSKLLYCSLATTDLLVGLVAQPLYATYWVSLVQEHWSLCRYAFEALYIMGSALSLLTMTAISVDRLLALLLGLRYKQIVTLKRTYIIVATIWILAIVSSLWALLDDRIIILHRLITTPLCLLISLASYTKIFRTLRYHQVQAEDPVQQQPSQLNVLNIAQYRKAVYSALWVQLALVVCFAPFFIVVTAIAHSNKTHSSHLVILWGIADVLVYFNSTLNPFLYCWRISEVRQAMKQTIRQALCCPWS from the coding sequence ATGTCGACAACAAACTTCACTAGGGGTGGAACACAGACGAAAACAATTGTAGAACTGTCATGCACCCCATCTTTGGGAGGTGGATTACatgaaatatttacttttttctcagcAATgcacattctcctctccatcacagcattcGTTACGAATTCTTTCATCGctgttgcccttcacaaggaatcttccctccaccgaccgtccaaactcttgtattgTTCTCTAGCAACAACTGacctgttggttggtcttgttgcCCAGCCTCTCTATGCTACTTATTGGGTGTCCTTAGTTCAGGAACACTGGAGCCTTTGTCGATACGCATTTGAAGCACTCTACATCATGGGGTCTGCATTGTCATTGTTGACGATGACGGctataagcgtggacagacttctcgccctaTTGTTGGGGCTGAGGtacaaacaaattgtaactttgaagcgcacatATATCATTGTAGCTACCATCTGGATTTTGGCTATTGTCTCTTCTTTATGGGCTTTACTTGATGACCGTATAATTATTTTGCACCGTCTCATAACTACACCACTTTGCCTGCTTATTTCACTTGCATCatacacaaagatttttcgcaCTCTCAGATATCATCAGGTTCAGGCAGAAGATCCcgttcaacaacagccgagccaactAAATGTACTGAACATAGCTCAATACAGAAAAGCAGTGTatagtgcactgtgggtgcagttagcattagttgtttgttttgcacCATTCTTTATCGTGGTGACCGCGATTGCACATAGTAACAAAACACATTCATCGCACTTGGTCATCCTATGGGGAATAGCCGATGTCTTGGTTTACTTTAACTCGACgttaaacccgtttctttactgctggaggaTAAGTGAAGTAAGACAAGCAatgaagcagacaatcagacaagcactttgctgtccATGGAGTTAG